From Actinopolyspora lacussalsi, a single genomic window includes:
- a CDS encoding pimeloyl-ACP methyl ester carboxylesterase (product_source=COG0596; cath_funfam=3.40.50.1820; cleavage_site_network=SignalP-noTM; cog=COG0596; pfam=PF08386; superfamily=53474) gives MPRVIGRVGVILLLLVLTACSAGPSDRPAVAYRDDGNSGARTPRNSEPRTVPPLGPSSHNALDWSDCTAATKSELDSSHSPGDMRFSCANLLTNTDPPGAVRGGTTRIALLTAGSGDVPLVVVNDIRGAPGTTFAARLATRLPDRMLREFRIIGMDRRGTGDSDPANCVPEREREAITRFDSRATDDTALDRLLESVRTASQKCLLELERRAQTYDTRHASNDLEELRLQLGVPRLHAIGRGEGSRVLSVYARDRPSNVGRMVFDGAPDPALKTLAQLKRRADGAERTFDVFAARCRDSEECALGDSPRQRLDSLIERTRGQALPTDGAPLTSGELTRAVLHGLGNRDDWPRLTRAIAAAEDGDGSALAGFVRDSEVGADRLGQRMVTRCNDTMSRLPPERARDIAEEWVDSRPLFGGVFAQRLIRCSTWPRPQQAMPSPGNGRLPRIPVIATENDPLTPATGSENMAATLPNGSKVSWLGSGHGALGRSDCVTELVSGFLVEGEVPPRDAACPA, from the coding sequence GTGCCGCGCGTCATCGGCAGAGTCGGTGTCATCCTGCTGCTTCTGGTGCTCACGGCGTGTTCCGCGGGACCGTCCGACCGTCCGGCCGTGGCCTATCGGGACGACGGGAACTCCGGTGCGCGAACCCCGCGGAACTCCGAGCCACGAACCGTGCCGCCGCTGGGGCCGTCGAGCCACAACGCGCTGGACTGGTCGGACTGCACCGCCGCTACCAAAAGTGAGCTGGATTCGAGCCACTCCCCCGGAGACATGCGGTTCTCGTGCGCGAACCTGCTGACCAACACCGATCCCCCCGGGGCCGTGCGCGGTGGCACCACGCGGATCGCGCTGCTGACCGCCGGGTCCGGTGATGTCCCACTGGTGGTGGTCAACGACATCCGCGGCGCACCGGGAACAACCTTCGCCGCGCGCCTCGCCACGCGGCTGCCCGATCGGATGCTGCGCGAGTTCAGGATCATCGGAATGGACCGCCGGGGCACCGGGGATTCCGATCCGGCGAACTGCGTGCCCGAACGGGAACGCGAGGCCATCACCCGGTTCGACTCGCGAGCGACCGATGACACGGCGTTGGACAGGTTGTTGGAATCGGTGCGTACGGCCAGCCAGAAGTGCCTGTTGGAACTGGAGCGACGAGCCCAGACCTACGACACGCGCCACGCTTCGAACGACCTGGAGGAACTGCGGCTGCAACTCGGCGTTCCCCGGCTGCACGCCATCGGACGTGGCGAGGGCTCGCGCGTGTTGAGCGTCTACGCGCGTGACCGTCCGAGCAACGTGGGCAGGATGGTCTTCGACGGTGCCCCGGATCCGGCGCTGAAAACCCTGGCGCAACTGAAACGGCGCGCCGACGGCGCCGAGCGGACCTTCGACGTGTTCGCCGCGAGGTGCCGCGACTCCGAGGAGTGCGCGCTGGGGGACTCGCCGAGGCAACGGCTGGACTCGCTCATCGAACGCACCCGCGGACAGGCCCTTCCGACGGACGGAGCGCCGCTCACCTCGGGAGAACTGACCAGAGCGGTGCTGCACGGTCTGGGGAACCGGGACGACTGGCCCCGGTTGACGCGGGCCATCGCGGCGGCCGAGGACGGCGACGGCAGCGCGCTGGCGGGCTTCGTCCGGGACTCCGAGGTCGGGGCCGACCGGCTGGGACAGCGCATGGTGACACGCTGCAACGACACGATGTCACGGCTCCCGCCGGAGCGAGCGCGCGACATCGCCGAGGAATGGGTCGACAGCAGACCACTGTTCGGCGGCGTGTTCGCACAACGACTGATCAGGTGCTCGACATGGCCCAGACCGCAACAGGCGATGCCTTCGCCAGGCAACGGCCGACTGCCGCGCATACCGGTGATAGCCACCGAGAACGATCCCCTGACCCCCGCGACCGGCAGTGAGAACATGGCCGCCACGCTGCCCAACGGCAGCAAGGTGAGCTGGCTGGGAAGCGGGCACGGTGCGCTGGGGCGGTCCGACTGCGTCACGGAACTCGTCAGCGGATTCCTGGTCGAGGGCGAGGTTCCGCCCCGCGACGCGGCCTGTCCGGCGTGA
- a CDS encoding hypothetical protein (product_source=Hypo-rule applied; superfamily=54427; transmembrane_helix_parts=Inside_1_71,TMhelix_72_94,Outside_95_102): protein MSRAEHGEPDEPAGRFADDLIGLDPQDPEAQAFAAHLDRMQHCGSRATVEGMLQGVGDFAQSANRLRGERRLLAVVVVTLILLGVAFTIWNALVFMVAAFSG, encoded by the coding sequence ATGTCACGCGCCGAGCACGGCGAACCGGACGAGCCGGCCGGCCGTTTCGCCGACGACCTGATCGGACTGGACCCGCAAGACCCGGAGGCGCAGGCGTTCGCCGCGCATCTGGACCGGATGCAGCACTGCGGTTCCCGAGCGACCGTCGAGGGCATGTTGCAGGGGGTCGGCGACTTCGCGCAGAGCGCGAACCGACTGCGGGGTGAGCGGAGACTGCTCGCCGTCGTCGTGGTCACGCTGATCCTGCTGGGAGTGGCCTTCACGATATGGAACGCCCTGGTCTTCATGGTGGCGGCTTTCTCCGGATGA
- a CDS encoding peptide-methionine (R)-S-oxide reductase (product_source=KO:K07305; cath_funfam=2.170.150.20; cog=COG0229; ko=KO:K07305; pfam=PF01641; superfamily=51316; tigrfam=TIGR00357) — protein sequence MDPVVGSTPKVVKSEQQWRERLGQNEYAVLRQGATEAPYSGDYVEEKTQGVYECRACGAELFRSGTKFESHCGWPSFWDPSDSEAVLLREDRSHGMVRVEVLCASCHSHLGHVFEGEGYPTPTDQRYCINSIALRLEPDENA from the coding sequence ATGGATCCGGTAGTGGGAAGCACCCCCAAGGTCGTCAAGTCGGAACAACAGTGGCGGGAGCGACTCGGCCAGAACGAGTACGCCGTGCTGCGACAGGGAGCCACCGAAGCGCCGTACAGCGGTGACTACGTGGAGGAGAAGACCCAGGGCGTCTACGAGTGCCGCGCTTGTGGCGCCGAACTGTTCCGCAGCGGCACCAAGTTCGAGTCGCACTGCGGCTGGCCCTCGTTCTGGGACCCCAGCGACTCGGAAGCGGTCCTGCTCCGGGAGGACCGCTCGCACGGCATGGTGCGCGTGGAGGTGCTTTGCGCGTCCTGCCACAGCCACCTCGGCCACGTGTTCGAGGGAGAGGGCTACCCCACCCCGACCGACCAGCGCTACTGCATCAACTCCATCGCGCTGCGGCTGGAGCCGGACGAGAACGCTTGA
- a CDS encoding hypothetical protein (product_source=Hypo-rule applied), with amino-acid sequence MASSRTWTRIVGDAAAASRGFGWPARVETLAETAITGSGGSARYFTFRMR; translated from the coding sequence ATGGCATCCTCGAGGACCTGGACGCGGATCGTCGGTGACGCCGCTGCTGCGAGTCGAGGTTTCGGTTGGCCCGCGCGGGTGGAAACTCTGGCCGAGACCGCGATCACCGGAAGCGGGGGCAGCGCCCGCTACTTCACCTTCCGGATGCGTTGA
- a CDS encoding hypothetical protein (product_source=Hypo-rule applied) — MSSDAVSNASPSEKLPEPDVFAEPHRALETSTGTGVTVDGILEDLDADRR, encoded by the coding sequence ATGAGCTCCGACGCCGTGTCGAATGCCTCGCCGTCGGAAAAGCTCCCCGAACCGGATGTTTTCGCTGAGCCGCACCGAGCGCTCGAGACGAGTACGGGAACCGGCGTGACCGTTGATGGCATCCTCGAGGACCTGGACGCGGATCGTCGGTGA
- a CDS encoding chlorite dismutase (product_source=KO:K09162; cath_funfam=3.30.70.1030,3.30.70.1100; cog=COG3253; ko=KO:K09162; pfam=PF06778; superfamily=54909), translating to MARLNYAELNDTIRYTMWSVFRVRAGELPEDREKAGASTRQFLEGLEDSSDLVVRGVYDVSGMRADADFLIWWHASRIEDLQAAYSDFRRETPLGRASEPVWSNVAVHRPAEFNKSHVPAFIAGEDPRAYVCVYPFVRSYEWYLLPDEERRDMLVEHGKEARDYPDVRANTVPAFALGDYEWILSFEADELHRLVDLMRHLRGTQARLHVREETPFYTGPRVGSEDLVARLP from the coding sequence ATGGCCCGCCTGAACTACGCCGAGTTGAACGATACGATCCGCTACACCATGTGGTCGGTGTTCCGCGTCCGCGCCGGGGAACTTCCCGAGGACAGGGAGAAGGCCGGGGCGAGCACCAGGCAGTTCCTGGAAGGGCTCGAGGACTCCTCGGATCTCGTGGTGCGTGGCGTCTACGACGTCTCCGGCATGCGCGCCGACGCCGACTTCCTCATCTGGTGGCACGCCTCCCGGATCGAGGACCTGCAGGCGGCCTACTCGGACTTCCGGCGCGAGACTCCGCTCGGCCGGGCCAGCGAGCCGGTGTGGAGCAATGTGGCCGTGCACCGTCCCGCCGAGTTCAACAAGAGCCACGTGCCCGCGTTCATCGCCGGCGAGGATCCGCGTGCCTACGTGTGCGTCTACCCGTTCGTGCGCTCCTACGAGTGGTACCTGCTCCCGGACGAGGAGCGGCGGGACATGCTCGTCGAGCACGGCAAGGAGGCCAGGGACTACCCGGACGTGCGGGCCAACACCGTTCCCGCCTTCGCGCTGGGCGACTACGAGTGGATCCTGTCCTTCGAGGCGGACGAGCTCCACCGGCTCGTCGATCTGATGCGTCACCTGCGTGGCACCCAGGCCCGGCTGCACGTGCGCGAGGAGACCCCGTTCTACACCGGGCCGCGTGTGGGGTCGGAGGACCTGGTCGCGCGGCTGCCATGA